The genomic region TCAAGTTCGAGACCGGCGCAGCCGCCGCCGACGAGACCGAAATTACCGATCGGCTCTTCGTACGAGATGCCTTCGAACGCCCACGCAACGCGCGGATCGAGACTGTCTGGTGTACGGCTGTAGTAGGTCGAAACGTCGAAGCCTTCGTTCGTCATGCCGACGCCAGCGACCGAATAGAGCGAACGGCCGCGGAAGCGCCACATGCCGCCAAGCTCGCCCGTACCCTGGTGATAGTACTCGCCGGGTTCCGCACGCCAGGTACGGATGCCGGATTCGCAGCGCCGCATTTCGGTTATGATACCGCGGCCAACCAAGTTGTAGGCCGGGTGGTATGAGTGCACCCAGTACCACGCGTCGGCGCCCATATACATGAGACGACCGCCACGCTGCGTATAGTTATGCAGCGCATCGAGCTGGGTGCCCGAGTTGTGCTCTGGATGGGAGCCTGTGATGATGACATTATAGTTCTCAAGGCGAGCGAGCCCGTCGTACGTCACGTCTTCGTCGGTGATGACGTCGTATTCATAGCCCATCGTCTCCAGCCAATAGATGAGATGAAGATCGGCGGGATACTGCCACGGCGCCTGCGCGAGGAAGTGATCGTACTTCGGCCGGATCGACAGGATCGGGCGCAGACGGGACGACAGACAGATGCCCGAACCATCGGTGTGCGTATCGTAGATCGACCCGCCGTATTCGCGATGCTCGGCCAGGAACATGTTCTGATGCTGCATGATCGGAACGCGGTAGACGAACAATTCCGCGCCGCCGGCGTTACAGGCGACGTGCTCGTTCGCATACGCCATGTAGCTGATCGTCGGCACCATTACGGCGATCTTCGACTGCTCCTTGCCGATCTTCGGAACGACCCAAAAGGGAATGTAATCCTCGTCGCCTTCGGTCGTCGTGACCTTCAGGGCGTAGAAGCGGCTCTTGATACCGTCCGCCGGAACGTCCCATTCGACATCTGCTTCCCAGCGCGCGTTATCGACGTCGTCATCGTGGAAGTGGATCGCGCCGTATTCTTTCTTTGCATACTTCCAATCGAAGTTCTGGCCGCTCCAGTTGTAGCCTGTTAGAGCGCGCGTCGGACAGTTCACAAGCTGCGCATCGAAGCGATAGGGGCCATTGTCCTTGGCGACGATCGTGTCGATGCCGTCCCAGAAGTCCCAGGCCGCCACGATGGCTTCCGACAGCGCACCGGTCGGGCCGGAGTTACGCCGTTCGGTGAGGCCCGGCTGGGCGCCGCCCTTCATCTGCTCGATCTCGAAGCGGCTGAGCGCCTTGCTGCAAATGCGCGGGCTGTCGATCTTGCCGTTGTATTTGCCGGTAAACCAGACGCCGACCGGCAGAGACGACTTCGCCAACGGATCATTGTCAATTTTCTCGGCGTAGGCAGCCAGCGCAACGGGCGCAGACGTGTGTGCAATGGTTGTGTCAACCGTCGTTTTGACCGGCTCGACCACCGGATCGAGTGCGTAAACGATCTGCGGCTCGTGATAGAGCACGACTTCGCCGGTCTTGGAATCAAAGCTTGCGGCGACGAAGTGCCAGGCATGATCGCGGATCGGCACGCCCGTCGTGATCTTATGCTCGTTGATGCGAAGCTCGACGCAGCCCTCCTCGTTGATGAAGAGGCCGTAACCCTTGCCGTCCATCCATTTCGTGACGAGACCCTGCGCACCGTGTTTCCAGTAGCGCGGATGCGTTTTCGGCGTCGTCGGCCAGATCCAGCATTGCAGCGTGAAGCTCTCGACATGAAACTGCGGAGCGTCCTCGACATAGCCGTAGGAACCGCCGTGAATAATCTGCTTGCGGCCCTTGTATACGCCGGCGGCCGTCGACTCGATGGGCTTCTCCATAAAGCCCGGACCGCGCGGGTTCGTATCGCCATGAATCATCTGGACGACCTCGGCTTTGAATTCCGACGGGCCGTCGCAATTGACATAGAACTTAATCTTATCGCCAGGATGCACGCCGAACTTGTCAGCATATCCCGTCAGCCTCATGGCACACATAATCATTCTCCAGTTTTGACGTTCCCTGCCCAAGGCTCCGCCATTCACGTCTTCGACCGAAGACGCAGCAGGGATAGATTTTATTTGCGCAGAAAGGCCCAATCCTTCCCGCCCTCAACGCTGCAGGATCAGGTCACTGGCCAGTTGTCGTCGCGGTGCTTCCAACCTTCCTCGAAATTTTCCGGATTGCCGGCAGTTTCGGGCAACTCGTCCAGCCGCATGAGGAAGATGTCGTGCTGAATTTCCTGCTCGTCGTCGTAGACCTTGTCGTTGACGAACACGGGCGGCACGCCGCGAATGCCCGAGAGACGCCCGATGCGCCATTCCTTATCGACCTTGGTGCAGATGACGATCAGCTTGCCTTTCGGCGACTCACCGCGCATGCGCAGCAGAACGCGGCGAAGCACAGGATGCTCATGAACGCCGCCAGTGACGACTGTCGTATCGCCGGGCGTTTCGCACTTCAGAACAGAAAATCCTGCGACTCCTTTCATGGACTCGACGCATTCCTTGTGCAGGCGGATCAATTCCTCCCGCTCGGGCGTGCCCTTCTTTGGAATTGAGATCATGCGGTCTCCGTAAGTTGGTGTTTCGCTTGTCTTCGATCGTGGGGCGCCGTTCCGGTCTGTGCGGAACGGTGCCAAATCCCGGCTTCCTTTATTTCGCTAAATCGTC from Hyphomicrobium sp. MC1 harbors:
- a CDS encoding N,N-dimethylformamidase beta subunit family domain-containing protein encodes the protein MCAMRLTGYADKFGVHPGDKIKFYVNCDGPSEFKAEVVQMIHGDTNPRGPGFMEKPIESTAAGVYKGRKQIIHGGSYGYVEDAPQFHVESFTLQCWIWPTTPKTHPRYWKHGAQGLVTKWMDGKGYGLFINEEGCVELRINEHKITTGVPIRDHAWHFVAASFDSKTGEVVLYHEPQIVYALDPVVEPVKTTVDTTIAHTSAPVALAAYAEKIDNDPLAKSSLPVGVWFTGKYNGKIDSPRICSKALSRFEIEQMKGGAQPGLTERRNSGPTGALSEAIVAAWDFWDGIDTIVAKDNGPYRFDAQLVNCPTRALTGYNWSGQNFDWKYAKKEYGAIHFHDDDVDNARWEADVEWDVPADGIKSRFYALKVTTTEGDEDYIPFWVVPKIGKEQSKIAVMVPTISYMAYANEHVACNAGGAELFVYRVPIMQHQNMFLAEHREYGGSIYDTHTDGSGICLSSRLRPILSIRPKYDHFLAQAPWQYPADLHLIYWLETMGYEYDVITDEDVTYDGLARLENYNVIITGSHPEHNSGTQLDALHNYTQRGGRLMYMGADAWYWVHSYHPAYNLVGRGIITEMRRCESGIRTWRAEPGEYYHQGTGELGGMWRFRGRSLYSVAGVGMTNEGFDVSTYYSRTPDSLDPRVAWAFEGISYEEPIGNFGLVGGGCAGLELDIVDVTLGSPPHTLAVATSAGRHTEAYLLVMEDFGFNQQGLDGTTHPRVRGDIAFHETPNGGACFAFSSIAFCGSLPWNNGKNNVSTLVGNVLNRFMQDGPLPPPPANAIKHRGRADYETPALVSQS
- a CDS encoding N N-dimethylformamidase small subunit → MISIPKKGTPEREELIRLHKECVESMKGVAGFSVLKCETPGDTTVVTGGVHEHPVLRRVLLRMRGESPKGKLIVICTKVDKEWRIGRLSGIRGVPPVFVNDKVYDDEQEIQHDIFLMRLDELPETAGNPENFEEGWKHRDDNWPVT